A genome region from candidate division KSB1 bacterium includes the following:
- a CDS encoding zinc metallopeptidase, whose amino-acid sequence MYFFHWSILLLIPALIFTIIAQIRVKSTFAKMSKVRSASGMTGRQVAEDLLRRNNIHDVQVEQVSGNLTDHYDSKHKVLRLSEGVYNSSSLAAVGVAAHETGHAIQHARAYAPLNIRHMIFPVANFGSRWGIWLFIIGMFISQFQFLMDVGIAFFAGAVLFHIVTLPVEFNASRRALAQLSGSGYLREQEIGGARSVLNAAALTYVAAAAMAVLQLIRLLILRDE is encoded by the coding sequence ATGTATTTTTTTCATTGGTCCATATTGCTTTTGATTCCGGCTTTGATCTTCACGATCATTGCCCAGATCCGGGTCAAAAGCACATTTGCAAAAATGAGCAAAGTCCGGTCTGCGTCCGGTATGACCGGTCGGCAGGTGGCCGAGGATTTGCTGCGTCGCAATAATATCCATGATGTGCAGGTGGAGCAGGTGTCTGGAAATCTGACGGACCATTATGATTCCAAACACAAAGTATTGCGGCTGTCCGAGGGGGTGTATAACTCGTCGTCGCTCGCCGCGGTGGGCGTGGCGGCGCACGAAACCGGGCATGCCATTCAGCACGCCCGCGCCTATGCGCCGCTGAATATCCGTCACATGATTTTTCCGGTGGCCAATTTTGGCTCAAGATGGGGGATCTGGCTGTTTATCATCGGGATGTTTATTTCCCAGTTTCAGTTTTTAATGGACGTGGGGATTGCGTTTTTCGCCGGTGCTGTATTGTTTCATATTGTCACCCTGCCGGTGGAATTCAATGCCAGCCGCCGGGCGCTGGCGCAGTTGTCGGGCAGCGGATATCTGCGCGAGCAGGAAATCGGTGGCGCGCGTTCCGTTCTGAATGCGGCCGCACTGACCTATGTAGCGGCTGCCGCTATGGCGGTTTTGCAATTGATCCGCCTGCTGATCCTGCGGGACGAATAA
- a CDS encoding nucleotide exchange factor GrpE — MTREIVAQLLPVIDDFDILFTHSKDDSTDNVSLDGIKMIYNKLLDTLGEMGLEPIEAENETFNPAYHEAVLTEESDKEEGTILKVWQKGFTFRDSLLRPAKVVTAKEKEAENDSDE, encoded by the coding sequence ATGACCCGGGAGATCGTGGCGCAGTTGCTGCCGGTAATCGATGATTTTGATATATTGTTCACTCACAGTAAAGATGATTCAACGGATAACGTGAGTCTGGACGGGATCAAAATGATATATAACAAACTGCTGGATACCCTGGGCGAGATGGGGCTGGAGCCCATCGAAGCGGAAAACGAAACGTTTAATCCGGCATATCACGAAGCGGTCTTGACCGAAGAGAGCGATAAAGAGGAAGGAACGATTCTCAAGGTCTGGCAGAAAGGTTTTACATTTCGTGATTCTCTGCTTCGGCCTGCAAAAGTCGTCACCGCAAAAGAGAAAGAGGCAGAAAACGATAGCGATGAATAG
- a CDS encoding J domain-containing protein → MTAEVTVPFDVALKGGKQSFSYNNKRLSVNIPAGTEDGKKIRLRGQGQQGMANGPAGDLILTIRVAPHSHFRREGRNLYTSKSINMVQAALGGKVRVMTYDKGAVDLKIPEGTQPGKRFKLKELGPEINGRRGDLYVDIHIDVPRNLSAKARAKLEEFAKAANLPH, encoded by the coding sequence GTGACGGCAGAAGTTACAGTGCCGTTTGATGTGGCGTTAAAGGGCGGAAAGCAGTCGTTTTCCTACAACAACAAACGTCTGTCCGTCAATATCCCCGCCGGAACCGAGGACGGTAAAAAGATACGGCTGCGAGGTCAGGGTCAACAGGGCATGGCCAACGGTCCGGCCGGCGATCTTATCCTCACCATCCGCGTGGCTCCGCATTCGCATTTCAGGCGTGAGGGCCGAAATCTGTACACCAGCAAATCCATCAACATGGTTCAGGCGGCCTTGGGCGGCAAAGTCCGGGTGATGACCTATGACAAAGGCGCGGTGGATTTAAAAATTCCGGAAGGAACGCAGCCTGGAAAACGTTTTAAATTAAAAGAACTGGGACCCGAAATCAACGGGAGGCGAGGAGATTTGTATGTGGATATTCATATCGACGTACCGCGTAATTTAAGCGCCAAAGCAAGAGCCAAACTTGAAGAATTTGCAAAAGCTGCAAATTTGCCCCATTAA
- a CDS encoding PDZ domain-containing protein, protein MVRIGESDIAVIKIDASGLQPIKIGNSEDLQVGEWVLAIGNPFSAQLDQTVTAGIVSAKGRTGLTRGEISFEDFIQTDAAINPGNSGGALVNLKGELVGINTMIFSRTGGNLGIGFAIPVNWANNVMEQLITHGKVSRGWLGVMISNLDEEMAEAFNLESTDGALVSQVVDDSPAQKAGLKEGDVIIKVEDKEIKNSNELVQYIAGLKPNTKVDVVVWREGDEKKMTVKLGERPQGGRVEEEQAEEVFNQIGLQVSNLTPQAARQYGYEGEKGVIISDVKPGSVASRENIRVGDLIISVNRKPVNDISDFNRILKDAGANDVVLFRMRRGNTSFFTALRIPDNE, encoded by the coding sequence TTGGTCAGGATTGGGGAGAGTGATATCGCTGTGATCAAGATCGATGCGTCTGGATTGCAGCCTATTAAAATCGGCAATTCCGAGGATCTGCAGGTGGGTGAATGGGTTCTGGCGATCGGGAATCCGTTCAGCGCCCAGCTGGATCAGACCGTAACGGCGGGGATTGTCAGCGCCAAAGGACGAACCGGCCTGACGCGGGGCGAGATCAGTTTTGAGGATTTTATCCAGACGGATGCCGCCATCAATCCCGGCAACAGCGGCGGCGCCCTGGTGAATCTGAAAGGCGAGCTGGTGGGCATCAACACCATGATTTTTTCCCGAACCGGGGGTAATCTCGGCATCGGATTCGCTATTCCCGTCAACTGGGCCAACAATGTGATGGAACAATTGATCACACACGGCAAAGTTTCACGCGGCTGGCTGGGCGTGATGATCAGCAATCTGGATGAAGAAATGGCCGAAGCTTTTAATCTTGAATCCACAGACGGCGCTCTGGTGTCTCAGGTTGTCGATGACAGTCCGGCGCAAAAAGCGGGACTGAAAGAAGGCGATGTGATTATCAAGGTTGAGGACAAAGAGATCAAGAACAGCAATGAACTGGTACAATATATTGCCGGGCTTAAACCGAATACTAAAGTCGATGTTGTGGTCTGGCGCGAAGGTGATGAAAAGAAAATGACGGTCAAACTCGGTGAACGTCCGCAGGGCGGCCGTGTTGAGGAAGAACAGGCCGAGGAAGTTTTCAATCAAATCGGATTGCAGGTATCCAACCTCACACCGCAGGCCGCAAGACAATACGGCTATGAAGGCGAAAAAGGTGTGATCATCAGCGACGTCAAACCGGGTTCGGTGGCCAGCCGGGAAAATATCCGGGTCGGTGACCTGATTATTTCTGTCAATAGAAAACCGGTTAATGATATCAGCGACTTTAATCGTATTCTCAAAGACGCCGGCGCCAATGATGTGGTGCTGTTTAGAATGCGGCGCGGCAATACAAGCTTTTTCACCGCATTGAGAATACCAGACAACGAATAA
- the dnaK gene encoding molecular chaperone DnaK, whose amino-acid sequence MGKVIGIDLGTTNSCVAVMEGGESTVIPNAEGGRTTPSMVAFSKKGERLVGQVAKRQAITNPDKTVYSIKRFMGRRYAEVKHEIEEVPYKVISGQNDVARVKIDDKEYTPQEISAMVLQKMKQTAEDYLGEKVTDAVVTVPAYFNDSQRQATKEAGEIAGLNVQRIINEPTAASLAYGLDKKANEKIAVFDFGGGTFDISILEIGDGVFEVKSTNGDTHLGGDDIDQRIIDWMVDEFLKNEGVDLSKDPMAVQRLKEAAEKAKVELSSTAQTDINLPFVTATDSGPKHLNLTLTRSKFEQLCDDLFQRTVEPCKNAMKDAGLSASEIDEVVLVGGSTRIPKIQELVKEVFGKEPHKGVNPDEVVAIGAAIQGGVLAGDVSDVLLLDVTPLSLGIETLGGVTTKLIEKNTTIPTRKSEVFSTATDNQPSVEIHVVTGEREMAADNRTLGRFHLDGIPPAPRGVPQIEVTFDIDANGILNVSAKDKATGKEQSIRIEASTGLSKDEVDKMVDDAKAHAAEDKQRREMIDLRNQGDQLVYQTEKQLNENGDKLDADLKNQVEAGVGRLKEALKTENKDEIKSSIDALTQVMSQAGQKMYEAAGAQQGAQQGGAQPGDEQAGGEQKTDAEDADYEVVDDDDKK is encoded by the coding sequence ATGGGTAAAGTCATTGGTATTGATCTGGGAACGACAAACTCATGTGTAGCGGTCATGGAAGGCGGAGAATCGACGGTTATCCCCAATGCGGAAGGCGGGCGAACCACACCGTCGATGGTCGCATTCAGCAAAAAAGGAGAACGCCTGGTGGGCCAGGTGGCCAAACGACAGGCGATTACCAATCCGGATAAAACGGTTTATTCGATCAAACGATTTATGGGACGCCGTTATGCTGAAGTCAAGCATGAAATTGAAGAAGTCCCTTATAAAGTGATAAGTGGTCAGAATGACGTGGCGCGTGTCAAAATTGATGATAAAGAATACACACCGCAGGAAATTTCCGCTATGGTGCTGCAGAAAATGAAACAGACCGCGGAAGATTATCTGGGTGAAAAAGTCACCGATGCGGTTGTCACCGTACCGGCCTATTTTAACGACAGCCAGCGTCAGGCGACCAAAGAAGCCGGTGAAATTGCCGGATTGAATGTTCAGAGAATCATCAACGAACCGACCGCCGCCTCTTTGGCGTACGGGCTGGATAAAAAAGCCAATGAGAAAATCGCTGTTTTTGACTTTGGCGGCGGTACGTTTGATATTTCCATTCTGGAAATCGGCGACGGCGTGTTTGAAGTCAAATCCACGAACGGTGATACACACCTGGGTGGAGATGATATTGATCAGCGCATCATTGACTGGATGGTCGACGAATTTTTGAAAAATGAAGGCGTTGACCTGTCCAAGGATCCGATGGCGGTTCAGCGTTTGAAAGAAGCGGCTGAAAAAGCAAAAGTTGAATTGTCCTCGACCGCGCAGACGGACATTAATCTGCCGTTTGTCACGGCAACGGATTCGGGTCCCAAGCACCTGAATTTGACGCTGACGCGTTCCAAGTTCGAACAGCTCTGCGACGATCTGTTTCAGCGAACGGTTGAACCCTGCAAGAACGCGATGAAAGATGCCGGGTTATCCGCCAGCGAGATTGATGAAGTCGTGCTGGTCGGCGGTTCAACAAGAATTCCGAAAATCCAGGAACTGGTCAAAGAAGTGTTTGGCAAAGAGCCGCATAAGGGTGTGAATCCTGACGAAGTGGTGGCGATCGGCGCCGCGATTCAGGGCGGTGTATTGGCCGGAGACGTGTCGGATGTACTTTTGCTTGACGTGACGCCTCTGTCACTGGGTATCGAAACCCTGGGCGGTGTAACCACCAAGCTGATCGAGAAAAACACCACCATCCCGACGCGCAAGTCCGAGGTCTTTTCCACGGCAACGGACAATCAGCCTTCTGTGGAAATTCATGTGGTTACAGGTGAGCGCGAGATGGCGGCGGACAACCGCACGCTCGGACGGTTTCATTTGGACGGCATTCCGCCGGCGCCGCGTGGCGTGCCGCAGATTGAGGTGACGTTTGATATCGATGCAAACGGTATCTTGAATGTGTCCGCCAAAGACAAGGCCACCGGCAAAGAGCAGTCGATCCGCATTGAAGCGTCTACCGGCTTGTCCAAGGACGAAGTGGATAAAATGGTGGATGACGCCAAGGCTCACGCCGCGGAAGATAAACAGCGCAGAGAGATGATCGATCTGCGCAACCAGGGTGATCAGCTGGTGTATCAGACTGAAAAACAGCTGAACGAGAACGGTGACAAGCTGGATGCTGATCTGAAAAACCAGGTTGAAGCCGGAGTCGGACGCCTCAAGGAAGCTCTGAAAACCGAAAACAAGGATGAGATCAAATCGTCAATCGATGCATTGACCCAGGTCATGAGTCAGGCCGGACAAAAGATGTATGAGGCTGCCGGCGCCCAGCAGGGTGCACAACAGGGCGGCGCTCAGCCCGGCGATGAACAGGCAGGCGGCGAACAGAAAACCGATGCTGAAGACGCTGACTATGAAGTGGTCGATGATGATGATAAAAAATAA
- the clpB gene encoding ATP-dependent chaperone ClpB encodes MLSFDKMTIKSQEALSQAQQLAGEHGHAQIEPIHLFHSISSSSEGIARAMFKKAGADPEALFRRAEQELARLPRVSGGVGQVTLSKETAALYETAHKEANQLKDEYVSIEHVLLAMSEDSGAAGRLMRENGVNRDLLLRTLKEIRGSQRVTDQNPEEKYQALQKYARDLNDLARRNKLDPVIGRDDEIRRVLRVLSRRTKNNPVLIGEPGVGKTAIAEGLAHRIIEGDVPENLKSKRILALDLGALIAGAKFRGEFEERLKAVIKEIAAAEGEVILFIDEIHTLVGAGASEGAMDASNMLKPALARGDLRCIGATTLDEYRKHIEKDAALERRFQPVLVRQPNVHDTISILRGLKEKYEVHHGVRIQDNAIIAASTLADRYITDRFLPDKAIDLIDEAASKLRIEIDSMPVELDEVDRKCKQLEIEKQALKKEKDKESRERLERVNQDLADYEEKRNELRAHWEIEKNQISAIRSLKENLEHTKGEAQRAEREGDLNRAAELKYGRVRELEKQLEEANQKLIDVQKDRRMLKEEVEDEDIAEVVSRWTGIPVSRMLEGEREKLLKMEERIHQRLVGQDEAVTSVANAIRRARAGLQDKARPIGSFVFLGSTGVGKTELARALAEFLFDDEHAMVRIDMSEYMERHSVSRLIGAPPGYVGYEEGGQLTEAVRRRPYSVLLLDEIEKAHHEVFNILLQVLDEGRLTDNKGRTVDFRNTIIIMTSNIGAQLIMQESETITEDNREAVYETIRSQVLKMLKDQLRPEFLNRIDDIIVFHALNKSEIREIVGLQVKFVQDLLADKNMMIELSSEAMDWLAEHGYDPAFGARPLKRFVQKELVNRIATLILEGRYEHGDTIRIDIKQNLLDFQ; translated from the coding sequence ATGCTGTCTTTTGATAAAATGACCATAAAGTCCCAGGAGGCGCTGTCCCAAGCTCAGCAGCTTGCCGGTGAGCACGGACACGCTCAGATAGAACCGATACATTTATTTCACAGCATATCATCAAGTTCGGAAGGCATTGCCCGGGCCATGTTTAAAAAAGCCGGGGCTGATCCGGAAGCCTTGTTCAGGCGGGCCGAACAGGAGCTGGCGCGCCTGCCGCGGGTGAGCGGCGGGGTGGGTCAGGTTACCCTGTCCAAAGAAACGGCGGCTTTGTACGAAACTGCGCACAAGGAAGCCAATCAACTCAAAGATGAATATGTCAGTATCGAGCATGTGCTGCTGGCTATGAGCGAGGATTCGGGAGCGGCCGGCCGGCTGATGCGCGAAAACGGTGTAAACCGGGATCTGCTGCTGCGAACTCTTAAAGAAATACGCGGGTCCCAGCGCGTGACGGATCAGAATCCGGAAGAGAAATACCAGGCGCTGCAGAAATATGCGCGGGATCTGAACGATCTGGCGCGGCGCAATAAACTCGATCCGGTGATTGGCCGCGATGACGAGATCCGGCGGGTGCTGCGTGTGCTGTCCCGGCGTACCAAAAACAATCCCGTACTCATCGGCGAGCCGGGTGTGGGCAAAACCGCGATTGCCGAAGGTCTGGCGCATCGGATCATCGAGGGAGATGTGCCGGAGAACCTGAAGAGCAAACGCATTCTGGCCCTGGATCTGGGCGCATTGATTGCCGGAGCCAAATTCAGAGGCGAATTTGAAGAGCGCTTAAAAGCGGTGATCAAGGAAATTGCTGCGGCCGAAGGCGAAGTTATTCTGTTTATTGATGAAATTCACACGCTGGTCGGGGCCGGAGCTTCAGAGGGCGCCATGGATGCATCCAACATGCTCAAACCGGCGCTGGCGCGCGGGGATCTGCGTTGTATCGGCGCTACCACTCTGGACGAATACCGCAAGCATATTGAAAAGGATGCGGCCCTGGAACGGCGGTTTCAGCCGGTATTGGTGCGCCAGCCGAATGTGCATGACACCATTTCCATTCTGCGCGGACTCAAGGAAAAATACGAAGTCCATCACGGCGTACGCATCCAGGACAATGCGATCATTGCCGCCTCGACCTTAGCGGACCGGTATATCACGGACCGGTTTCTGCCGGACAAGGCCATTGATCTGATCGATGAGGCGGCCTCCAAGCTGCGCATCGAGATCGACAGCATGCCGGTGGAGCTGGATGAAGTGGACCGCAAATGCAAGCAGCTGGAAATTGAAAAACAGGCGCTGAAAAAGGAAAAAGACAAAGAATCCAGAGAGCGTCTGGAGCGGGTGAACCAGGACCTGGCGGATTACGAAGAGAAACGCAATGAACTGCGCGCGCACTGGGAGATTGAAAAGAATCAGATTTCTGCAATCCGGTCTTTGAAAGAGAATCTGGAACATACCAAAGGCGAGGCGCAGCGTGCCGAACGCGAAGGCGATTTGAATCGCGCCGCTGAATTGAAATACGGCCGGGTTCGCGAGCTGGAAAAGCAGCTGGAAGAGGCCAATCAGAAACTGATTGATGTTCAGAAAGACCGGAGGATGCTCAAGGAAGAAGTGGAAGATGAGGATATTGCCGAAGTGGTATCCCGCTGGACCGGTATTCCGGTGAGCCGCATGCTGGAAGGCGAGCGCGAAAAACTGCTGAAAATGGAAGAGCGCATCCATCAGCGGCTGGTGGGGCAGGACGAAGCCGTGACCTCGGTGGCGAACGCCATCCGTCGTGCGCGTGCGGGACTGCAGGACAAGGCGCGTCCCATCGGTTCGTTCGTTTTTCTGGGGTCCACCGGTGTCGGGAAAACCGAACTGGCGCGGGCGCTGGCCGAGTTTTTATTTGATGATGAACATGCCATGGTGCGCATTGACATGTCCGAGTATATGGAACGGCATTCGGTCTCGCGGCTGATTGGCGCACCGCCCGGATACGTGGGTTATGAAGAAGGCGGTCAATTGACCGAAGCCGTGCGCAGGCGACCTTACTCGGTGCTGCTGCTGGACGAGATTGAAAAAGCGCATCACGAGGTCTTTAATATTCTGCTGCAGGTTCTGGATGAAGGCCGGCTGACGGACAACAAGGGCCGCACCGTGGATTTCAGGAATACGATCATCATCATGACGTCGAATATCGGCGCTCAGCTGATTATGCAGGAATCCGAAACAATCACCGAAGATAATCGCGAGGCGGTGTATGAAACGATCCGGAGTCAGGTGCTCAAAATGTTAAAAGACCAGCTGCGTCCGGAGTTTCTGAATCGCATTGATGATATCATTGTCTTTCATGCTCTGAACAAATCCGAGATCCGGGAGATTGTCGGTCTTCAGGTTAAATTTGTTCAGGATCTGCTGGCTGACAAAAATATGATGATCGAGCTGAGTTCCGAGGCCATGGACTGGCTGGCGGAACACGGGTATGATCCGGCGTTCGGCGCCCGGCCGCTCAAGCGTTTTGTGCAGAAGGAACTTGTGAATCGCATCGCCACGCTGATCCTGGAAGGTCGGTATGAACACGGCGACACGATACGGATCGATATAAAGCAAAATTTGCTTGATTTTCAGTGA
- a CDS encoding tetratricopeptide repeat protein translates to MKQSGIQSTIFLVAGMILVMTVGCGEQLTEQQLLAKVQDFQDSQQWEKVADTYDTLLQSYPESDKAPEYMYNLGMVYSNNLQDYDKAVETWEQLLEQYPDSHLLTNTKFMIGYCYANNIQDLDKAREKYQAFLQKHPDHELAPSVKWELDHLGQDISDIELELNANVTE, encoded by the coding sequence ATGAAACAAAGCGGGATACAGAGTACGATTTTTCTTGTCGCAGGAATGATTCTGGTTATGACGGTTGGCTGCGGAGAACAATTGACAGAGCAGCAGTTGCTCGCCAAAGTTCAGGATTTTCAGGACAGTCAGCAGTGGGAAAAAGTTGCAGACACTTACGACACACTGCTGCAATCCTATCCAGAGTCTGATAAAGCTCCCGAGTACATGTATAATTTGGGCATGGTTTACTCGAACAATCTTCAGGATTATGACAAAGCTGTTGAAACCTGGGAACAGTTATTGGAACAATATCCGGACAGTCATTTGCTGACCAACACAAAGTTTATGATCGGATACTGCTATGCCAATAACATCCAGGACCTGGACAAAGCGCGTGAAAAATATCAGGCGTTTTTACAGAAACATCCTGATCATGAATTGGCCCCATCCGTGAAATGGGAACTGGACCATCTCGGTCAGGATATTAGTGACATTGAACTGGAACTGAACGCTAATGTGACGGAATGA
- a CDS encoding MoxR family ATPase: MSIDINAINEKIEKESQFIDKIREEISRVIVGQHYMVERLLIGLLSDGHILLEGVPGLAKTMTVQTLSDTIKTQFQRIQFTPDLLPADVMGTVIFEQKSGKFLVKKGPVFSNLVLADEINRSPAKVQSALLEAMQERQVTIGDETFKLPAPFLVLATQNPIEQEGTYPLPEAQVDRFMLKLSVGYPDREEELEIMRRMTKIETPTARAVVTPEDILNAKKMVHEIYIDPKIENYIVDIVFASRKPADYGLDDLAELVQFGASPRASIFLSMASRAHAFLQRRGFVSPEDVRSIALDVLRHRVIPTYEAEAEEITSEDIVRKIINKIEVP; encoded by the coding sequence GTGAGTATAGACATCAATGCCATCAATGAAAAGATTGAAAAAGAGAGTCAATTTATTGACAAGATCAGGGAAGAAATCAGCAGGGTTATTGTCGGTCAGCATTACATGGTGGAACGGCTGCTGATCGGGTTGCTGTCTGACGGCCATATTCTACTGGAAGGGGTTCCCGGTCTGGCAAAGACCATGACAGTCCAAACCCTTTCAGATACCATCAAAACCCAGTTTCAGCGTATCCAGTTCACTCCGGATCTGTTGCCCGCTGATGTGATGGGTACAGTGATCTTTGAACAGAAATCCGGAAAATTCCTGGTCAAAAAAGGTCCGGTGTTTTCCAATCTGGTGCTGGCTGATGAAATCAACCGCTCGCCCGCCAAGGTGCAATCGGCTTTGCTGGAAGCCATGCAGGAACGCCAGGTAACCATTGGTGACGAGACCTTTAAACTGCCGGCGCCGTTTCTTGTGCTGGCCACGCAGAATCCGATTGAGCAGGAAGGCACCTATCCATTGCCGGAAGCCCAGGTCGACCGGTTTATGCTTAAACTCTCGGTTGGATACCCGGATCGAGAGGAAGAGCTGGAGATCATGCGCCGCATGACAAAAATTGAAACACCCACCGCCCGTGCCGTGGTGACTCCGGAAGATATCCTGAACGCCAAAAAGATGGTGCACGAAATTTATATCGATCCCAAGATCGAAAATTACATTGTTGATATTGTATTTGCATCGCGGAAACCTGCTGATTACGGTCTGGACGATCTGGCCGAACTCGTACAATTCGGAGCGTCTCCGCGCGCCTCAATTTTTCTGAGTATGGCCTCGCGCGCGCATGCATTTTTACAACGCCGCGGATTTGTCAGTCCCGAGGACGTACGCTCCATCGCCCTGGATGTTCTGCGTCACCGGGTGATTCCGACATATGAGGCGGAAGCGGAAGAAATTACCTCGGAAGACATTGTGCGCAAGATCATCAACAAGATTGAAGTGCCCTAA
- a CDS encoding DUF58 domain-containing protein, giving the protein MIPKEILKKVKRIEIQTRGLVNDVFSGEYHSVFKGRGMEFAEVREYQYGDDIRNIDWNVTARQNHPFVKVFEEERELTVMLLVDVSSSGEFGTFEQMKGEIAAEICALLAFSAIKNNDKVGLLIFSDTIEKFIPPKKGKSHVLRVIREILYHKPRGSQTDIGQALEYLSRVTRRHAVVFLISDFLSSGYEKALQIANRRHDVVAITITDPREVDLPDVGFIELEDAETGETFLLDTSNPGVRSDFTEKTHTAVAEREKLFRSLDVDTVDIRTDQSYVEPLIRFFRMRAKRFR; this is encoded by the coding sequence TTGATACCCAAGGAGATATTAAAAAAGGTCAAGCGAATCGAGATCCAGACCCGGGGGCTGGTTAACGATGTGTTTTCCGGTGAGTACCATTCGGTATTCAAAGGGCGTGGTATGGAGTTCGCCGAAGTGCGTGAATATCAGTACGGCGATGACATTCGCAATATCGACTGGAACGTCACCGCCCGTCAGAATCATCCGTTTGTCAAAGTGTTTGAGGAGGAACGCGAACTCACGGTGATGCTCCTGGTGGATGTGAGCTCGTCCGGGGAATTCGGCACCTTTGAACAGATGAAAGGTGAAATTGCGGCTGAAATCTGTGCGCTTTTGGCGTTTTCGGCGATTAAAAATAATGACAAAGTCGGTTTGTTGATCTTTTCAGATACAATCGAGAAATTTATCCCGCCGAAAAAAGGAAAGTCACATGTACTGCGGGTGATCCGCGAAATATTGTACCACAAACCGCGCGGCAGTCAAACCGATATCGGACAGGCGCTCGAATATTTATCCCGGGTAACCCGGCGGCATGCTGTGGTGTTTTTGATTTCTGATTTTTTAAGTTCGGGTTACGAAAAGGCCCTGCAGATTGCCAACCGGCGGCACGATGTGGTGGCTATTACCATTACAGATCCGCGTGAAGTGGATTTGCCGGACGTCGGGTTTATTGAACTCGAGGATGCCGAGACCGGTGAAACGTTTTTACTGGATACATCCAATCCGGGTGTGAGAAGTGATTTTACGGAAAAGACCCATACCGCTGTCGCGGAACGGGAAAAGCTGTTCCGGTCACTGGATGTAGATACGGTGGATATACGGACGGATCAGTCTTATGTGGAACCGTTAATCCGGTTTTTCCGCATGCGCGCCAAGCGGTTCCGATAA